A single genomic interval of Pedosphaera parvula Ellin514 harbors:
- the hisH gene encoding imidazole glycerol phosphate synthase subunit HisH: MIALIDYGSGNLRSVQRALMKVGADVRVVSKPEELKDARAVVLPGVGAFDDCVNALNKQHMLAASKEFMKTGRPFLGICVGYQALFEKSEEFNSCAAGLGIFKGKVVRFAEKPGLKIPQIGWNQIEVAKQDCPLFKGIASGSYVYFVHSFFPQPMDTSIVATRTDYGQPFASSVWKDNVYATQFHPEKSQKIGLQLLKNFVKLAAN; the protein is encoded by the coding sequence GTGATTGCTTTGATTGATTACGGTTCGGGTAACCTGCGCAGCGTCCAACGGGCATTGATGAAAGTGGGCGCGGATGTGCGAGTGGTGAGCAAGCCCGAAGAGTTGAAGGATGCCCGGGCGGTGGTGCTGCCGGGCGTCGGCGCTTTTGATGATTGTGTAAACGCGCTCAACAAGCAGCACATGCTGGCGGCTTCGAAGGAGTTTATGAAGACGGGACGCCCGTTCCTGGGTATCTGCGTGGGCTATCAGGCATTGTTTGAGAAGAGCGAGGAATTTAATAGTTGCGCGGCCGGATTGGGAATTTTTAAAGGCAAGGTGGTTCGCTTTGCAGAGAAGCCCGGGCTTAAAATCCCGCAGATTGGCTGGAATCAAATTGAAGTCGCGAAGCAGGACTGTCCATTGTTCAAGGGAATCGCCAGCGGCAGTTATGTCTATTTTGTGCACAGCTTTTTCCCGCAACCAATGGATACTTCCATCGTCGCGACACGGACCGATTACGGCCAGCCCTTTGCCTCATCGGTTTGGAAGGACAATGTTTACGCGACGCAGTTTCATCCGGAGAAAAGCCAGAAGATAGGATTGCAACTGCTGAAGAACTTTGTGAAACTGGCGGCAAACTGA